The following coding sequences are from one Hippopotamus amphibius kiboko isolate mHipAmp2 chromosome 9, mHipAmp2.hap2, whole genome shotgun sequence window:
- the ANKRD61 gene encoding LOW QUALITY PROTEIN: ankyrin repeat domain-containing protein 61 (The sequence of the model RefSeq protein was modified relative to this genomic sequence to represent the inferred CDS: inserted 2 bases in 1 codon) produces the protein MGNITKRGGRAPVADKAQEEGAVVAALHTRLYEAIMREDCAALQALLRSHPVNQPMTIRATSTSYRLLLNQQTQSIIPIHLAAEHHKAQSLLCLLEHGANPEVRDTRGLTTLHLMLLHWPITSATWTKPGNRIQRILTDIQSNAVLCLRILCEHGAQVNARVDNSHRHSPLHLAITYGTHLVLPILAQNGAQVNATNASSMTPLHMAADTLNKDMMETLIACGANVNCAVSSTGNTALKLAVCTASSKAGRLLAAGLGCIRLLLVHGAQVDARDHEGQAAIHEACFGGREAIIDLLLEFEASVNVLTRNGESPIYMYLQRSSNLRDTALLARLLRRSYPLRLTNNQGVLPAGIMLPEFHLLRETLVKLSQKPLTLEDICKRNVRNIYGEKHKQHLKRLLPGKIWNSVYSYXDLAHLLK, from the exons ATGGGAAACATAACCAAGCGAGGTGGCAGGGCGCCGGTGGCCGACAAGGCCCAGGAAGAGGGCGCGGTGGTGGCAGCGCTTCACACCAGACTCTACGAAGCCATCATGAGGGAGGACTGCGCCGCACTCCAGGCTCTGCTCAGAAGCCACCCCGTCAACCAGCCCATGACCATCCGGGCCACCTCCACCAGCTACAGATTACTCCTGAACCAG cagACGCAGTCCATCATCCCCATCCACCTGGCCGCTGAACACCACAAGGCACAGAGTTTGCTTTGTTTGTTAGAACATGGCGCAAACCCAGAAGTAAG GGACACGAGAGGCCTCACCACACTGCACCTGATGCTCCTGCACTGGCCCATCACCTCTGCCACGTGGACAAAGCCAGGGAACAGAATCCAAAGGATCCTGACAGACATCCAGAGCAACGCCGTCCTCTGTCTCCGCATCCTGTGCGAACACGGGGCCCAGGTGAACGCGCGCGTGGACAACAGCCACAGGCACTCCCCACTCCACCTGGCCATCACCTATGGGACCCACCTAGTCCTGCCCATCCTGGCCCAGAACGGTGCCCAGGTCAATGCCACGAACGCGTCCAGCATGACACCCCTGCACATGGCTGCAGACACACTGAATAAGGACATGATGGAAACGCTCATTGCCTGTGGGGCGAATGTCAACTGCGCCGTCTCCTCCACGGGCAACACGGCCCTGAAGCTGGCGGTGTGCACCGCGTCGAGCAAGGCCGGCCGGCTGCTGGCCGCGGGCCTGGGCTGCATCCGCCTGCTGCTCGTCCACGGAGCCCAGGTAGATGCCCGGGACCACGAGGGTCAAGCCGCGATCCACGAGGCGTGTTTTGGAGGCAGAGAGGCAATAATCGATCTCCTGCTCGAATTCGAAGCCAGTGTTAACGTATTAACAAGAAATGGGGAATCTCCCATATACATGTACCTTCAGCGCAGTTCCAACCTAAGAGACACAGCGCTTCTCGCCAGGCTGCTTCGCCGCTCTTATCCTTTGAGACTGACCAATAACCAAGGGGTGCTACCTGCAGGGATTATGCTCCCGGAATTCCACCTCCTAAGGGAAACCCTAGTAAAGTTATCTCAAAAACCCTTAACCCTAGAGGATATCTGTAAAAGAAATGTCAGAAACATTTACGGGGAGAAACACAAACAGCACTTGAAACGACTTCTCCCGGGGAAGATCTGGAATTCTGTATACAGTTA TGACTTAGCTCACCTCCTGAAATGA